The genomic DNA TTTCGAGTTGAGATTAACGATCACCGCAAAGAGGGCGTCGTTTtgccgtaagttttgctacgatctatgaactttgattttttttgggttttcagaatttgatgattttcgagtatgttgttcttgagctagcatagaccgtgtattcgaagttggttcggaaaaagaacgaagtttggattttttatgatttttggagcatatTTCCGAAAATGGGTTTTGGAATTATGGTGGATTTGGTTGTTTGTTGGATTTGGAAGATGGGTTTGAGTTGTATTGATGATGATAAttggtttgagatttttggtttgaccgtttatagccgttatgccgtcgaaatcgagttttggattatcggttttattattcggtttgatttccgagTTTTTTTGAGTTAGTAGATTGATATCAAATCCATATTCCATATTTTCAGAGTTTGGttgaaagattcgggtttggaacgaacttgggTGTTTGAACCGATAcgagagttgaagacggtatagtattgaacttcttgtaatggtttgtttttatttgattcgatattgattgagttcgttgtcattttcagatttgaatccctGACGAACTtggaaaggtaaaagacgacattgaataTAATGGgtttgaatactcgagttcgattgattctcgagttccgaaaatcacatactgcatgttaatttgttggtgtgaacttaattgatttattttgtttacacttgcattcatattgagccgaatgttcgattcgttttgaaattagatgatttagggagctatattgaagtggccttggattttgagtttttccaagtgctagaatacttcttatagttgccctgaagtctaggggtttgagttgagcgacatccaccccaaaTGGGAGAGTCGGCGGGTTGTTCGTGatgacttgaccccgggatcccaaccgagtatcgattgatcttttgattatctgatttgataatcccgagttttgaagtcatgcatacatccgtTCTCATTTTGAGTTATTGATGATTGTTACATTTCAATATGAGATGTTTAATTGTTATTGTATGTCTATCTCTTTtacttgaaaattatatttctaaccgtgTTATcgggctgttgtttttgtttgtatatgtacttgacaacaggatgATCAGGAGCTGGATCGAGTTGTTtaggttagctcggggtgagaatgatagaagtgagacaccgtgtcgtAAGGTTGTGtcttttgaacttgtattattttttattagtcgATCGACCCCTATcgtcgaacttgatatgttttatttttggacAGAACCTGGAATATTGTatgtttaaatgtttatttgtaTGTGTGTATGGGTTTTAATTTATTGGAGTTGCCTTTGAGTGATTTTCCAGGATCCTGCACTATTCTGCCCGAATGGCCTACGAGCGAGCGAGAAGCCTGGAGGGCTCGGGTTATTTTGCCCGCGCGTGCGAGCACATCACCTCGCACGGTCGCGAGCCTCCCGCGAGGCCTCTGGCCGCATTGCTTGCACGCGCGCGAGACGATGGCTCGTGCGCGCGCGAGgcttttataaaataaaataaaatttggcaTGTTTTTCTTTTGCTTTGATTATTTAATACCCGAGTATAGATAATTATAAACGGGGTCTTACAATACCATAAGTCTTTAAAATTGAGTTACACTCGGATTTTTCAAGTACCAAAGGTTGGTTTTTTTACACCAGTCCTGCCTAAGCTTTTAATATTACTAATACGAATTTAATATGACCGACTCGCTTAGCCTTTGCgagccagacctgcctgggttttgaattccactgatgtgggccactaatGTGGACTTTAAATGTCAGACCTCtaggctttgaattccactgatgtaggccactgatgtggactttaaattccagacctgtctgggctttgaattcctcTGATGTGGACTTTAAATgtcagacctgtctgggctttgaattccacttaTGTGGGCCACTGATGTGGACTTCAAATGTCAAACCTGCCTTGgatttgagttccactgatgtggacattatgtgccagacctgcctggactttgagttccactgatgtgggccactgatgtggactttgagtgccagacctgcctgggctttgagttctactgatgtgggccactgatgtggactttgagtgtcatacctgcctgggctttgagttccactgatatGGACTTTGAGTGCAAGAcgtgcctgggctttgaatttcactgatgtgggccactgatgtggactttgagtgccagacctgcctggtcTTTGAAGTTAAGAATGCTTctaaaaaatttcatagggTAGGTTCCATAAAACAGAACTGACTCTTGCAATGAAATTGTTCCAAAACAAAATTGACGCTAAACAGGACTGGCCCGAAAGTAAACAATACAGGACTGACTATTGAAAAACAGGAATAAATAACGCAAAAAGACTAACTGGTTAAGGACCAGCTTAGTGAACTATAAATAACATGATGAGGCCCGAGCTGAGCTACTAGGGATAGTATTTTTTCAAGTGCTgagcattccatggccttttaccCTTTTTGCCTTGGGCATCTTCCAAGTAATATGCAGCTATTCTAGCTTTTCCTATTACTTTGAGTGGaccttcatacttggcctctAGCTTTCCTCTTTCCCCTGGATGTTGTATCTTTCGCATTACCAGGTCTCCCTCCTGGAAAACCTTAGGGTATACTCTTTTGTTGTAGGCCTGGGTCATTCGTTTGCGATAGGCTGCGAGCCTAATGGCAACTCGGGACCTGTGCTCTTCAAGTAAGTCCAAATCCATTGCTCGCAATTCTTGATTGTTTGCCCCATATGCCATTATCCTAGCACTCTCTTGTCCAATTTCTGCCGGGAGAATAGCTTCAGTCCCATACACCATGCTAAAAAGAGTTTCACCTATACCGGATCGAGTTGTAGTTCGGTAGGACCATAATACGGAAGGGAGTTCGTCTGCCCACTTGCCCTTAGCTGCATCCAGTCGTGTCTTAAGAGCTTGGACTATCGTTCTGTTGGTAACTTCGACCTGTCCATTCCCTTGCGGGTATGCAACAGAGGTGAAAACTGGTTCGATCTTCATTTCTTGACACCATGCTCGAACTTTGGATCCACAGAACTGTCTCCCATTGTCTGATGCCAACCTGCGAGGGATCCCGAAGAGGCACACTATATTTTTCCATAGAAAATTGAGCACTTCATTCTCTGTAATTTTGGCTAGGGGCTCGGCTTCCACCCATTTGGAAAAATAATCGACTACGACCAACAAAAATTTCCTTTGCCCCGTGCTAACAGGGAATGACCCTACAATATCCATCCCCCACTGATCAAAAGGACAAGCGGCCACCACTGCCTTCATTTATTCTGCAGGTCTCCACTGTAGGTTATCATGTCTCTGGCAATTATAACACGAATGAACCAGATCTGAGGAGTCTTTCCGCATAGTAGGCCAAAAGAAACCAGCAAGAAGAGCTTTCCGAGCTAGGGCAAGACTGCCTAGATGACTTATGCAAGACCCTTCATGAATTTCCCTTAATACATAATTTGTCTCGTCGGggcccaaacactttaacaaggGTTGAGAAAAAGATCTTTTGAACAGAATTTGGTCTATCATGATGAAACAAAGTGCTCTTCGTTTTGTCTCCTTAGCTTTCTTATTATCACTTGGCAGTTCTTTTGTAGTCAGATATTTGTGTATATCATATCTCCAATCCCCTTCTGGTACTTGGGTTAGCATATCATCCAGAGTTTCCAACTCAGATACGAGCTCCCGACCTGCAACGATGGGTTCAGGCCGGTCACTCAAGGCACTGGCTAAGCGGGCCAAATGGTCGGCCTTAATGTTCTCTGCTCGGGGGATGAGCTCCAATTTCAGCTCGGTGAATCCTTCCTTGGCTTTGTTTAATGCCTTGGCATATTTCCTCATCTTATCATCTTTGATCTCAAACTTTCCATTGCTCTGCTGAATAGATAATTGGGAATCGGAATATAGAATAGCCCGGGAAATACCCAAATTCCGTGCTGCCTTGAGTCCAAGTAATAAGGCCTCATATTCTGCTTCATTGTTAGAGGCTCTGAAGTCCAATCTGATTGAAATATTAGTTTCTTCACCCCAAGGTGAGATGATCACGATTCCAGCTCCGCTCCCTGACTGACATGATGACCCATCTACAAAAATCTTCCATAGCTCTTCTTGTTCTAGCTGAACTGTTTCTGCCAAGAAGTCAGCTAGGGCTTGAGCTTTTATAGCTGTTCGAGGTTCATATTTGATATTGTACTCACTCAATTCTGTGATCCATCTGACCAGTCTACGTGATACATCTGGATTAGCTATGATTTTTCCCAAAGCACTATTGGTGAGTACGGTGATAAGGTGTGATAGAAAATAAGGCCTTAATTTTCTCGCTGTGATGACCAGAGCTAAAGCAAGCTTTTCCTGAGTTAGGTAATTAAGCTCGGGTCCCTACAAGGCATGACTTACAAAGTATACGGGTTGATGATTCATTCCGTCTTTTTTGACAAGGACCGAACTGGTTGCTCGAGGAGTAACAGCCAGATAGAGGAACAACTCTTCCCCTTGAGTAGGCTTATTCGGAACAGGCAATTGCTTTAAGTAGGTTTTTAAATCCTGAAAATCCTTTTCACTTTCATCACTCCATTCAAAATCTTTCGTCTTTCGCAGTTCTTTAAAGAAAGGTAGGCTTTTGTCTGCCGATTTGCTTATAAATCGGGCCAGTGCTGTAATTCTTCCTGTTAATCTTTGTACTTCCTGTATATTCTTAGGGGAGTTCATAGAGATGATGGCTTGAACTTTTTCTGGATTATCTTCGATTCCCCTTCATGTAACCATATATCCCAGAAATTTTTCAGCCCGGACTCGAAAAGTGCACTTGCTAGGGTTTAGCTTCAGTTGATAATTTTTCAGCGTCTGGAATGTTTGAGCCAGGTCAGTAATAAACTGGTCGGCAGTGCAGGTCTTGACCAGGATATCATCAACGTAGACTTCAATATTCTTTCCAATTTGCTGCTCGAATACTTTTTTCATTAATCTTTGGTATGTTGCCCCGACATTTTTGAGTCCAAACGGCATGACCACATAGCAATAAGTTCCTGTTGATTTGACAAAAATCACCTTTTCTTTGTCCTCTTTTGCTAAGGGAATTTGGTAATACCCTTGGTAAGCATCCAAAAAGATGAGTAATTCATGTCCTACAGTTTAATCGACAAGCTGATCGATTCTAGTTAGGGGGTAGCAATCTTTAGGGCATGCTTTATTCAAATCTCGAAAATCTACACACATACGCCATTTTCCCGTAGATTTTGGGACTAAGACTATGTTAGACAACCAGTTCGGGAAGTGGATTTCTTCAATATGCCCAGCCCTGAGTAACTCGTCCACATGTTCCTTTATTACCGCATATTTTTCAGGACCGAAGTGCCTTTTCTTTTGAATAATAGGGCGACAAAACTTTATCATTGAGCTTGTGCTCTGCTACTTCCCGATGTACCCCTACCAGGTCAAAAACTGACCATGCAAAAACATCCTTATTTTTTTCCAAGCATTTCAGTAGCGGTTTCTTCAACTGTGCTTCAAGGTTGCGAGCAATTTTTACCATCCCAGAAGGAGGCGAGATCATGATTTCCTCAATTTCTTCTTCAGCAGTGACAGATGTGTCCTCTATCAGGTTTACCTTTTCCATGCCAGAAAGTCCAGGTCTGTCAACATTATCAGTCTTGGCTActtttttctctattctgacCTCCTCCACATAAAAATTGCGTGCAATAACTTGATCACCTTGCACCTCCCCGAACTCATTACCCACTGGGAACTTCATTTTATGATGCAGAGCTGATCCCACAGCCATGAAAGTGTTCATGGCAGGTCTGCCTAGTATAGCATTATAGGCGGATGGAGCATCTACTATAATGAAGCTCACAATTCTGGTTTTGCGAGAGTTGTTTCTTCCCAGAGTTAAAGGTAGGTGCACTAACCCAACAGGTCGGATGGCATGACCCGTGAAACCAAAGAGTGATGTTACAATGGGCTCCATCTTGTACTGTCCCAAGTCCATTTGATTTATTGCTTCCTGGAATAGAACGTTGACAGAACTGCCTGAATCCACAAATATCTGAGCTACATCATAGTTTGCGACCGTGGCCCTTATTACCAGCGCATCATTATGGTTGCTAGAAACCCCCTTCAAATCTTTCGGCCCAAAATAGAGGGTCGGGCCAGTATGGACAATCTGATTGTCAATctccatatttattaattttctgCTACTAGTTTTCCTAGCTCGATTGAAATCTCCATCAGTAGGGCCTCCAGAAATCATGTTGATAATTCCTCGAGCAGGAGGAGCCGGTCTTTGATGAGCTCGGTCATCCCTGGATGGTCTTGATTTGGGCGATTAAAATCTTCATGGGGAGGAGCAGTCCTGGCTCTTTGTCTCGATCTTCCTCGCTGTTTCCTGTTCGGGCGATACCCCTCTTGACGggtcaatatattttttaactcAGAGTGTTGCTGTATTATCCTTTCAATATCTTGATCTAATTAACGACAGTCCTCCGTAGTATGCCCATACTCATTGTGAAAGTGACAATATTTATCCGATTCCCTATTTTGAGGTCCCTTTTCAGTCCATGGAGGCCTTTGTGTGAGTTTCCGATCGTCACAAATTTGTAGAGCTCGGACTTTACTCATGCGTAAAGGAGTGAAAGAGGTGAATTCTCCCAACAACGCAGGCCGGAATGGCTGTCCCATTCCTGAATTACTGCTCGAAACCCTATTGTTCTTTGGACTTTTTGGTTGTTCCCTCTTCACAGCTGCTCACGAAAATTGTATTTCTTCCATGTTGACATATTTCTCTGCTCGGGCGAGTAATTTCTCGTATGTCTCCGGCGGCCTCTTTATTAAAGatttgagaaaatattttgtatcCAGTTCTTGCATGAAGGCACAGATGAGCAGGTCTGGGGTGGCCATGGGTACCTCGAGAGCCAAGGCACTAAACCTGCGGATATATGCTCTCAAATTTTCATGTTCTCGTTGCTTGATTTCAAAGAGACTGAAAGTAGTGGTAGGATGTTTTTTGCAGCTAGCAAAGTCATGCAAAAAGGATTTGCTAAAATCCTTGAATTCATTGATCTCCCCAGGGCGTAGCATATTGAACCATTGCTGAGCTGGTCCTATGAGAGTAGTAAGAAAAGACCTGCACTTAATCTGATCAGAGTATTTATGCAACAGGGCTGCATTCTCGAAGCATGCTAGATGTTCCTCTGGATCTCTTTTCCCATCATACTCCCCAACGTGAGGTAATTTAAAATGATTAGGTAGGTCGGCGTCCAATATCTCCTAAGTGAAAGGAATATTTCTGGTTGTGGTAGCTAGATACCCGGCTTGCTTCTTCCTTAGCTGCTCCATCTCTTCCTTCAACTTTTTGATCTCCTCCAGGTGGGCATTCTGATCGGGATGTATAGGGTTGGCCTCACCCCTTTCTGCCAAAGCCCTCTGGACGGCTTGATTTATCAACTGCTCCAAATTTGGGTTCTCTCCATTCTGATTAGCCATTGAAActcttttttcttcaaatttccacagacggcgccaattgatgatgtcagaattttacctcgggttcggtctagtagaatggatcctccaattccATTGTagagcaggtcgggtcgggaacCACTTTAatctgcacaagcaacagctaggtcaaggggcgccgaaggtgttttcggtgtgacccctccgatgcctaagtcagtgtcttgaaggcagagggtatgattaatgcgaaaactgagaaAGGTGAGTGAGGGAATGTACAAGTAAGAGTGAGTGTGATGAATAATGAGTagtgaataatgaataaaaacaaccataacagtacctgtatttataggaaaaaatagaataagttaccttgtcgaattataacatgtcctggAGTAGGACTCTTCGCTCATTGGACCGCCTTCAAGTTTATCCCTATCTCGTGAATATCTGGGGATGGTCAAACTTATCCTCAATGCATATAAATCCCAGACTTAGAAAATCGTGTCCAGCCCGTTGGGCCCCAACTCGGGTCGGCCCATAAATAACAGCCCAGGTCAGGACAAGCCCTAATAGGTAGaaaactgggctggaccttTCCTAATAATAATCCAATAATTGGGCCAACCCTCATAAACCCATAATGAACGGGTTTGGGTTAAAATAATTTCACGGGGTATCAGAATTATTATTGTGAttatgagattagcacccgaggtcctcacattgaCACTCCTGCCATTGATGATCATCTCTATCAGAGCCTTAAAGCCGACCCGGATCTTCACGAGGTTATCGCCCAGCTGTGCTATGATGGGGCTTCATGGCACGATCATGTGAATTTTCAATTTTTCCCGGAGCACTACTATCTAAAGGTGGATCCGGCTACCTGGCATGTCTTCCTGACCAAAATGCTGATGCCTATTTCGCATACCAGTGATGTCACAATTGATCGGGACCTTCTTCTATATGCTATCGATTTGGATTGGCCGATTAATGTGGGCCGAGTGATTCACAGTGATATCCGGCGGTCGATATATTCTACATCGTTGGGACTGTTATTTTCAACGATTATTTTAGAGCTGCGTGTCCGCGCAGGTGTTCAAACTCGAGGGAACGAGGAGTGGCTACAACCGATGTGTCTTGTGGATAAGGTCGCTGTTGACGCTAAAAAAACATATAGGGCCAAGCATTTTTTGGAGGGTGTTCGAGCTTCATCTAGCAGTGCTCCCACTCAACCTTCTCAGCCGTCTCGCCGCTCCAatgttaactccatccgggagATCACTGCTTTTTCTCATTATCAGAATGAGTACATGGCCTCCACTACCTCTCATCTCTAGGCCATCGACACCATGCTCAGAGGGTTGACCGTTCAGGCTGGTCTCGATGCCTCTTCTTTTCCCGCCTCACCGTCGTATCCACCGTCGTTCCAATTTCATTACGCTGCTCCTGTGGTACCTCCAGAGGTTGAAGAGGAGGACCAAGCCAACacttgaaccaggggagtttgTGTTTTGCATTTGCATTCCATTTTCATTCTGTTCTctgtgttttgtgtttgtgttctCGAGCATTGggggcaatgctttagataagtatgggggggtagatTAGCTATGTTTTTCATCAtttgtcattttattttgtatCCATATTGTTTAGTATATGCATATAGTTCGTGTTCATTTCATATCATTGTGTTTAGTGTTAGTTTTGTATGCATAAGTAGGATGATGAttgatagcctatgatgagGAAGTTGTTAAAAttgtttctttgaaatttttttgcatAAGTTGTCTGCGATGTTCATGtgtaatgccccgtttttatcttaaatgagtttatttgagttaatcggagattgcagagttcaagagccgacttgattttgatcagggtcctttttgcaaattttggaaatttcagggactaaaatacaaattttgagtttaatatattatctacacttgggaAAAAGGAATGATTGGTCTCCTTCCTTGCTTCTTCTTCCCCTTCACGCCTAAACTCCATTAGAGGCGCTCCAAGTTTTCTCCAAGCCTTGAAATTTCATTCTGAGCTCGATcctccgttggaaattatttctgaaggcagattagtgatcactgcagtgagagctccgttataccgtaagtacttctccgatcggatatgttttttttttcggaggttgttagaatcgatttagattctagtatgttgttcttggcggagttctgatcgtttattatctgtcggttttgaaatagagcgacgttcggaattgttatgatttttggaaaccattttcgaaaatgtgggttttgagatttgttgggattgccttgttgttgttgtattagcattgaattgagttgatatcggtaatgaactgctgtctgcgtttccggtttgttcagtttttagccgttatgccgtcggtttgagttttgggatttcgaaccgtttttgagttgttgaacttggcttgtaagtttatcatggttattgatctttgatttgtatctgaataGATTCGTTttgagtttgtcaagcccaggg from Henckelia pumila isolate YLH828 unplaced genomic scaffold, ASM3356847v2 CTG_270:::fragment_1, whole genome shotgun sequence includes the following:
- the LOC140870873 gene encoding uncharacterized protein, giving the protein MAYVWYYQIPLAKEDKEKVIFVKSTGTYCYVVMPFGLKNVGATYQRLMKKVFEQQIGKNIEVYVDDILVKTCTADQFITDLAQTFQTLKNYQLKLNPSKGIEDNPEKVQAIISMNSPKNIQEVQRLTGRITALARFISKSADKSLPFFKELRKTKDFEWSDESEKDFQDLKTYLKQLPVPNKPTQGEELFLYLAGPELNYLTQEKLALALVITARKLRPYFLSHLITVLTNSALGKIIANPDVSRRLVRWITELSEYNIKYEPRTAIKAQALADFLAETVQLEQEELWKIFVDGSSCQSGSGAGIVIISPWGEETNISIRLDFRASNNEAEYEALLLGLKAARNLGISRAILYSDSQLSIQQSNGKFEIKDDKMRKYAKALNKAKEGFTELKLELIPRAENIKADHLARLASALSDRPEPIVAGRELVSELETLDDMLTQVPEGDWRYDIHKYLTTKELPSDNKKAKETKRRALCFIMIDQILFKRSFSQPLLKCLGPDETNYVLREIHEGSCISHLGSLALARKALLAGFFWPTMRKDSSDLVHSCYNCQRHDNLQWRPAE